The genomic window TTCCATGTGTCTTCTTCAAACCCTAATCCTTTTAAGACACCTTTAATTTGACTCTGGTATGTATACCCACCATCTCTATCAAATTCATATGAGAGTTGATCATATTCTTTCATAACAGCATCCAGTTTTTCAGATGTAGACATCAATTGTTCTAAATCACGGAGACGTTTTTCTTTTTTGATGAGTGGTTCAAAAACATTTAATAACGCATCATAGATTGTCAATTGAGGATCAATTGTATTATGTTGAGATAAATAACCTATAGTTGTTTCTTTAGACTTAAAAATATCTCCACTATCATAAGATTCTTCTTCACAAAGGATTCGTAAAAGAGTGGTTTTACCAGCCCCATTGACACCAATAATGGCTAATTTATCATGTTCTTCAATTTTAAATGTAATATCTTTTAATAAATCAATACCTTGAAATGATTTTTTTAAAGATGAGCAAGCTAATATCATTTTTATCACCGCACCTATTGTAACATAAACTTATTGTTTATCAAAATAAATTAAGAAAATGATATATAGATTTTATAATGATTTAAATAATATTGATGAATTTCATTATTGAAAAAAGCATTATTTAAAAATATTATTTAACATTTTTGAAAATTCTTGACATATACTTTATGAGATAGTAATATAAAATTACTCTTTGCACTGCATTACATTTTATCGAATGCGAGATCAACAGTACAAACTGAGCAGACAATGGCTAACAAGTCATGTAGTCGGGCTGCATCGCAGCAACAGATTGTGGGTAACACATCTGTGGGACAGTTATATGTTCCATAGGTGTGTTTTTATATTTTTTTGGAACAAACTATCTCTATGAGTGCCTATAAGAGAAATCAAAACTTCCATTTATATGGAAATCAGGAGGGTTCTTTTATGACAAACAACAAAGAAAATCAAATGAATAATGTTTATTCAGTGAGTGAAGAAACAAAAATTATTCGAAAATTATCATTAATGAGCATTTTTGGAAATGCACTTCTTTCCGCTTTTAAAATTGTAGCTGGAATATTTGGGCATTCTGGTGCCATGATTTCTGATGCAGTTCATTCATTTTCAGATGTACTCACAACTGTTATTGCTTATTTTGGAGTGAAAATTTCAAAAAAAGAAGCTGATAAATCACATCCATATGGACACGAAAGAATAGAATGTGTTGCTTCATTATTTTTAGGGTTAATGCTTCTTTTTACGGGAGTAGGTGTAGGAGCGGTTGGATTCAAAAATATTTTATCTGGAAATTATAATGACTTGGCTGTTCCAGGGGTTATTGCTTTAATAGCTGCCATTGTTTCCATTATAGGAAAAGAGGCTATGTTTTTGTATACAATGTATT from Candidatus Stoquefichus sp. SB1 includes these protein-coding regions:
- a CDS encoding cation diffusion facilitator family transporter, with protein sequence MTNNKENQMNNVYSVSEETKIIRKLSLMSIFGNALLSAFKIVAGIFGHSGAMISDAVHSFSDVLTTVIAYFGVKISKKEADKSHPYGHERIECVASLFLGLMLLFTGVGVGAVGFKNILSGNYNDLAVPGVIALIAAIVSIIGKEAMFLYTMYYAKRIHSTAFMADAWHHRSDALSSIGSLVGIGGAMLGFPVLDSVASVVICIFILKVSYDILKDAISKMLDTACDEEYELHLKQFIEDQPGVICVDILHTRIFGSKIYVDLEIQVDGNKLLSESHAISQQVHDSVEMQFPNIKHIMIHVNPAL